The Thermosynechococcus sp. genome has a segment encoding these proteins:
- the rplF gene encoding 50S ribosomal protein L6, whose product MSRIGKRPIPLPKNVTLTLDGQQVTVKGPKGQLSRIFPPEVNVAQEGETIVVKRRDDSRPAKERHGLCRTLLANMVEGVSQGFTKKLEIQGVGYRAQLQGKTLVLSMGYSHPVEIVPPEGITLEIEDNQGKKVQQGTIVLVSGIDKELVGNTSARIRAVRPPEPYKGKGIRYMGEFVRRKVGKTGKK is encoded by the coding sequence ATGTCTCGTATTGGCAAGCGTCCCATCCCTCTGCCAAAGAATGTCACCCTTACCCTAGACGGGCAGCAAGTCACGGTCAAGGGTCCTAAGGGTCAACTCAGTCGCATTTTTCCCCCGGAAGTGAATGTTGCCCAAGAGGGCGAAACGATTGTCGTCAAACGCCGCGATGACTCTCGACCGGCCAAAGAACGCCACGGCCTCTGCCGCACACTACTGGCCAACATGGTAGAAGGTGTCTCCCAAGGGTTTACGAAAAAGCTCGAGATTCAAGGGGTTGGTTACCGTGCCCAGCTCCAAGGCAAAACCCTTGTCCTCAGTATGGGCTACAGCCACCCCGTTGAGATCGTGCCGCCTGAGGGCATTACTCTAGAAATCGAGGACAACCAAGGTAAAAAAGTCCAGCAAGGCACGATTGTCCTCGTCAGTGGTATTGATAAAGAACTGGTCGGCAACACCTCTGCCCGTATTCGCGCCGTGCGCCCCCCTGAACCTTACAAGGGCAAGGGTATCCGCTATATGGGTGAATTTGTGCGTCGTAAAGTTGGTAAGACAGGGAAGAAATAG
- the rplR gene encoding 50S ribosomal protein L18: MKQTRIAARQSRHRRIRRKVKGTSDRPRLAVFRSHQHIYAQVIDDTRHHTLVAASSLEPELRQKLGDGSTCAASIEVGRLIAERAKAAGIERVVFDRGGNIYHGRVKALAEAAREAGLDF, from the coding sequence ATGAAGCAAACTCGTATTGCAGCTCGCCAAAGTCGGCATCGGCGCATTCGCCGCAAAGTCAAAGGGACCAGCGATCGCCCCCGCCTCGCTGTCTTCCGTTCCCATCAGCACATCTATGCCCAAGTGATTGATGACACCCGGCACCACACCCTGGTTGCCGCCTCAAGCCTTGAGCCAGAACTGCGGCAAAAACTGGGGGATGGAAGCACCTGCGCTGCCTCCATCGAAGTGGGGCGACTGATTGCAGAGCGCGCCAAAGCCGCTGGCATTGAGCGCGTTGTCTTTGATCGGGGTGGCAATATCTACCATGGTCGTGTTAAGGCCTTGGCGGAGGCTGCCCGTGAAGCTGGATTAGACTTTTAG
- the rpsE gene encoding 30S ribosomal protein S5 yields MANRRKNPRKVEKETDWQERVVQIRRVSKVVKGGKKLSFRAIVVVGNERGQVGVGVGKAADVIGAVRKGVADGKKHLIDVPITKSNSIPHPTFGEGGAARVMIRPAAPGTGVIAGGSVRTVLELAGVRNVLAKQLGSSNPLNNARAALEALAALRTFQEVAEEREIPIENLYSK; encoded by the coding sequence ATGGCAAATCGTCGTAAAAACCCCCGCAAAGTTGAAAAAGAAACCGACTGGCAAGAGCGGGTCGTTCAGATCCGCCGCGTCTCCAAAGTGGTGAAAGGCGGTAAGAAACTCAGCTTCCGCGCCATTGTTGTCGTTGGCAACGAGCGTGGCCAAGTGGGTGTGGGTGTCGGCAAAGCCGCCGATGTCATTGGTGCGGTGCGCAAAGGCGTAGCTGATGGCAAGAAGCACCTTATTGATGTCCCGATCACCAAATCCAACTCTATTCCCCACCCCACCTTTGGCGAAGGCGGTGCTGCCCGCGTCATGATTCGCCCCGCTGCACCGGGAACTGGGGTGATTGCTGGTGGCTCTGTGCGCACCGTCCTTGAACTAGCAGGTGTACGCAATGTGCTGGCCAAACAACTGGGATCCAGCAACCCCCTCAACAATGCCCGTGCCGCTCTTGAAGCCCTTGCGGCGTTGCGCACCTTCCAAGAAGTCGCCGAGGAGCGGGAAATCCCCATTGAAAATCTCTACAGCAAATAG
- the rplO gene encoding 50S ribosomal protein L15: protein MRFQDLHPQAGSRRRKRRIGRGIAAGQGASGGFGMRGQKSRSGRSTRPGFEGGQNPLYRRLPKLKHFPLVNRKVYTTINVGRLNTLPANSVVTVESLLEAGILTTAKYPLKVLGDGELNVKLEVHAAAFSGSARSKIEAAGGVCVETSVAADSE, encoded by the coding sequence ATGCGGTTTCAAGATCTGCACCCCCAAGCGGGATCGCGACGGCGCAAACGGCGGATTGGTCGGGGTATTGCCGCAGGTCAAGGGGCAAGCGGTGGCTTTGGTATGCGGGGGCAAAAATCTCGTTCTGGTCGCTCCACCCGTCCCGGCTTTGAAGGCGGTCAAAACCCCCTCTACCGTCGTCTCCCCAAACTCAAGCACTTTCCCCTCGTCAACCGGAAGGTTTACACTACGATCAACGTGGGTCGTCTCAATACCCTACCGGCCAATAGTGTAGTGACGGTTGAGTCCCTCCTGGAGGCTGGCATTCTCACCACCGCCAAATATCCCCTTAAGGTGTTAGGGGATGGTGAGCTAAATGTCAAGCTAGAGGTTCATGCGGCTGCCTTTAGTGGCAGTGCCCGCAGTAAGATTGAAGCCGCTGGTGGGGTATGTGTGGAGACCTCCGTTGCTGCCGACAGTGAATAG
- the secY gene encoding preprotein translocase subunit SecY, producing MIVNRGKAPTAQETFMQMAQAAGLRGRLLITIGLLILVRLGIYLPIPGIERAVFAQSVQDNAVIRFLDIFSGGGLSALGIFALGILPYINASIIMQLLTAALPSLERLQKDEGEAGRRKISQITRYVAVGWAVLQSFGIAIFVSSIPGAALHPGPWFVAEIVLGLTAGSMVVMWISELITERGVGNGASLLIFLSIVAYLPASVGQTIALAESGGNIGGIVILVAVFLAMIVGIVFVQEGTRRIPIVSARRQVGRKLYREQTSYLPLRLNQGGVMPIIFASAVLILPSTLAQFTRNELVARFASYVSPAGPTPWLYVTFYLLLILFFSYFYSSLVVNPVDMSQNLKKMGASIPGIRPGKATSDYLERVLNRLTFLGAIFLGLVAIIPTAVESATKVTTFQGLGATSLLILVGVAIDTSKQIQTYVISQRYEGMVKQ from the coding sequence ATGATTGTGAATCGCGGCAAGGCACCCACTGCCCAAGAAACATTTATGCAGATGGCTCAAGCGGCGGGTCTGCGGGGGCGACTCCTGATCACCATTGGGCTACTAATCTTAGTGCGGCTTGGTATCTATCTACCCATTCCGGGAATAGAGCGCGCCGTTTTTGCCCAGAGCGTTCAAGATAATGCCGTGATTCGCTTCCTGGACATCTTTTCAGGCGGTGGCCTCTCTGCCCTTGGGATTTTTGCCCTTGGCATCCTGCCCTATATTAACGCCTCCATCATCATGCAGCTGCTGACTGCTGCTCTCCCCTCCTTGGAGCGACTCCAAAAAGACGAAGGGGAAGCCGGCCGTCGCAAAATTTCCCAAATTACTCGCTACGTCGCTGTGGGCTGGGCGGTTCTGCAAAGCTTCGGTATTGCCATTTTTGTCAGTTCAATTCCCGGTGCTGCTTTACACCCGGGGCCGTGGTTTGTAGCTGAGATTGTTCTTGGCCTTACCGCTGGCTCCATGGTGGTGATGTGGATTTCCGAATTGATTACTGAGCGAGGGGTGGGTAATGGCGCTTCCCTCTTGATCTTTTTGAGCATTGTTGCCTACTTACCTGCCTCGGTGGGCCAGACGATCGCCCTTGCGGAAAGTGGTGGCAACATCGGCGGCATTGTTATCCTTGTGGCTGTCTTTTTAGCCATGATTGTCGGCATTGTCTTCGTTCAGGAGGGGACCCGCCGCATCCCTATTGTTTCGGCACGTCGCCAAGTGGGGCGTAAGCTCTACCGCGAGCAAACCAGTTACCTGCCCCTGCGCTTGAACCAAGGGGGGGTGATGCCGATCATTTTTGCCTCGGCGGTACTGATTCTGCCCTCAACATTGGCACAGTTTACCCGTAACGAACTCGTGGCCCGATTCGCCAGTTATGTTTCTCCGGCAGGGCCGACACCCTGGCTATACGTGACTTTTTATTTGCTGTTGATTCTCTTCTTTAGCTACTTTTACTCCTCCTTAGTGGTCAACCCCGTGGATATGTCCCAAAACTTGAAAAAAATGGGCGCCAGTATTCCGGGGATCCGACCGGGGAAAGCGACTTCTGATTACCTCGAGCGGGTTCTCAACCGCTTGACATTCCTAGGGGCAATTTTTTTGGGGCTGGTGGCAATTATTCCCACAGCAGTCGAGAGTGCCACCAAAGTAACAACATTTCAAGGGCTGGGGGCAACCTCCCTGTTGATCTTGGTGGGGGTGGCGATTGACACCTCAAAGCAAATTCAAACCTATGTGATTTCGCAACGTTATGAGGGGATGGTGAAGCAGTAA
- a CDS encoding adenylate kinase: MRLILFGGPGSGKGTQAAILTTLLGIPHISIGDILRAERAAGTPLGQQAQRYMDRGELVPDQLIVDMVANRLQQPDTTAGWLLDGFPRNVAQAAVFEEMLKSIHQDYDYLLFLDVPAAILQERALNRAKQATNGQQRSDDTPETIFKRLQVYERETLPMIQQYMSHPKFVHIDGTRTIEEVTAAIQARIGEVNRV; this comes from the coding sequence ATGCGCTTAATTTTGTTTGGCGGCCCCGGTTCGGGTAAAGGAACACAGGCGGCAATTCTGACCACGCTCTTGGGCATTCCCCATATTTCTATAGGGGATATTCTGCGGGCAGAGCGAGCTGCCGGCACCCCCCTCGGTCAACAGGCTCAACGCTACATGGATCGCGGTGAACTGGTACCAGATCAGTTGATTGTGGATATGGTGGCCAATCGCTTGCAACAGCCAGATACGACAGCGGGTTGGCTTTTGGACGGGTTTCCCCGCAATGTGGCACAGGCAGCGGTCTTTGAGGAGATGCTTAAAAGCATTCACCAAGACTATGATTACTTGCTTTTTTTAGATGTGCCCGCGGCGATTCTCCAAGAACGCGCCCTAAATCGCGCCAAGCAAGCTACCAATGGTCAGCAGCGCTCCGATGATACCCCAGAAACCATCTTTAAGCGGCTACAGGTCTATGAGCGGGAAACCCTACCGATGATTCAACAGTACATGAGTCATCCTAAGTTTGTGCACATTGATGGAACGCGTACGATCGAAGAGGTAACTGCTGCCATTCAAGCACGTATTGGGGAGGTGAACCGTGTCTAA
- the infA gene encoding translation initiation factor IF-1 encodes MSKQDAIEIEGTVTESLPNAMFRVDLDNGFNVLAHISGKIRRNYIKILPGDRVKVELTPYDLTKGRITYRLRKK; translated from the coding sequence GTGTCTAAACAGGATGCCATTGAAATTGAAGGGACAGTGACCGAGTCATTGCCCAACGCCATGTTTCGGGTGGATCTGGACAATGGCTTCAATGTCCTTGCTCATATTTCTGGGAAGATTCGCCGCAACTACATCAAGATTTTGCCGGGCGATCGCGTCAAGGTGGAATTGACCCCCTATGACTTGACCAAGGGGCGGATTACCTATCGTCTGCGCAAAAAGTAG
- the rpmJ gene encoding 50S ribosomal protein L36: MKVRASVRRICEKCRVIRRRGRVMVICTNPKHKQRQG; the protein is encoded by the coding sequence ATGAAAGTAAGAGCATCGGTACGGCGTATTTGTGAAAAATGCCGCGTCATTCGGCGACGTGGCCGGGTGATGGTGATCTGCACCAACCCGAAACACAAGCAGCGCCAAGGGTAA
- the rpsM gene encoding 30S ribosomal protein S13 has protein sequence MARIAGVDLPRDKRIEIALTYIYGIGLTRSKEILAKTGVNPDTRTRDLTDADIAALRAAIDEYQVEGDLRRLEAMNIKRLMDIGCYRGRRHRLGLPVRGQRTRTNARTRRGGRRTVAGKKKPAAKK, from the coding sequence ATGGCTCGTATTGCTGGTGTTGATTTACCCCGCGACAAACGGATTGAAATTGCCCTCACCTACATCTATGGCATTGGCTTAACCCGCTCCAAAGAAATTTTGGCAAAAACGGGTGTCAATCCTGATACACGCACCCGCGATTTAACGGATGCCGATATTGCGGCATTGCGGGCTGCGATTGACGAGTACCAAGTGGAGGGGGATCTGCGCCGCCTTGAGGCCATGAATATCAAGCGGCTCATGGACATTGGCTGCTATCGAGGGCGGCGGCATCGCCTTGGATTGCCGGTTCGTGGTCAGCGCACCCGTACCAATGCTCGTACCCGTCGTGGTGGTCGTCGCACTGTGGCTGGTAAGAAAAAACCTGCTGCTAAGAAATAA
- the rpsK gene encoding 30S ribosomal protein S11, whose translation MAPSAKRSGPRKQKRNVPSGVAHIQSTFNNTIVSITDPNGEVIAWASAGSSGFKGAKKGTPFAAQTAADNAARRAIDQGMRQIEVMVSGPGSGRETAIRALQAAGLEITLIRDVTPIPHNGCRPPKRRRV comes from the coding sequence ATGGCACCCTCTGCAAAACGCTCTGGCCCTCGTAAGCAAAAGCGCAACGTCCCCAGTGGCGTTGCCCACATTCAGTCCACATTTAATAATACGATTGTCTCAATTACCGACCCCAATGGGGAGGTGATTGCTTGGGCCTCCGCTGGCTCCAGTGGTTTCAAAGGTGCCAAAAAAGGCACACCCTTTGCAGCCCAAACTGCTGCTGATAATGCGGCTCGCCGTGCCATTGATCAGGGGATGCGGCAAATTGAGGTCATGGTGAGTGGTCCTGGCTCCGGTCGAGAAACAGCGATTCGGGCGCTGCAAGCCGCAGGCCTAGAAATTACCCTCATTCGGGATGTGACCCCCATTCCCCATAATGGTTGTCGTCCCCCCAAACGGCGGCGGGTTTAA
- a CDS encoding DNA-directed RNA polymerase subunit alpha, with protein sequence MAYQIECLETRVEEDQGQYGQFALHPLAPGQGITVGNALRRVLLANLPGSAVTAVRIAGVNHEFSTIPGVREDVMDILLQMKQLVIRSHTSEPQMGRLFAQAPADEPLTVTAGMVQLGSEVEVVNPNHYIATLMPGATLEMEFKIERDRGYRSVERVRDDRLALDYLQLDAVFMPVRRVNYTVDSVRSAGAEGDRQLQDYLKLEIWTNGSLTPQDALNQAATILVDLFSPLKEVPLHTSEATPSDEHDETGQIPIEQLNLSVRAYNCLKRAQVNTVADLLEYSQEELLEIKNFGQKSAEEVIEALQKHLGITLPPQKAARN encoded by the coding sequence ATGGCATATCAAATTGAATGTTTGGAAACACGGGTTGAGGAGGATCAGGGGCAGTATGGCCAATTTGCACTGCATCCCCTCGCCCCTGGTCAAGGGATTACGGTGGGAAATGCCCTGCGGCGGGTTCTCCTTGCCAACTTACCCGGTAGTGCCGTGACAGCGGTGCGGATCGCTGGCGTCAATCATGAGTTTTCGACGATTCCCGGTGTGCGCGAAGATGTCATGGATATTTTGCTGCAAATGAAGCAGTTGGTAATTCGCAGCCACACCTCAGAACCCCAAATGGGTCGTCTTTTTGCTCAAGCCCCTGCGGATGAGCCATTGACGGTCACCGCTGGTATGGTGCAACTTGGCTCTGAAGTGGAGGTGGTCAACCCCAACCACTATATTGCCACGCTGATGCCGGGGGCAACCTTGGAGATGGAATTCAAGATTGAAAGGGATCGCGGCTATCGCTCGGTGGAGCGGGTGCGGGACGATCGCCTTGCCTTGGACTATCTCCAATTGGATGCTGTCTTTATGCCCGTGCGGCGGGTGAACTATACCGTTGACTCTGTGCGCAGTGCCGGTGCAGAGGGCGATCGCCAACTCCAAGACTACCTAAAGCTGGAAATCTGGACAAATGGCAGCTTGACTCCCCAGGATGCCCTCAATCAGGCGGCAACGATTCTTGTGGATCTCTTTAGCCCCTTGAAGGAAGTGCCCCTACACACCTCTGAGGCCACCCCCAGCGATGAGCATGACGAAACGGGGCAAATTCCCATTGAGCAACTTAATTTGTCGGTCCGTGCCTACAACTGTCTCAAGCGTGCCCAAGTGAATACGGTGGCTGATCTCCTTGAGTACTCCCAAGAAGAGCTACTGGAGATCAAAAACTTCGGTCAAAAGTCGGCTGAGGAAGTGATCGAAGCCCTACAAAAACACTTGGGAATTACGCTACCGCCCCAAAAAGCGGCCCGTAACTAG
- the rplQ gene encoding 50S ribosomal protein L17 — MRHQRRVPQLGLPADQRKALLRALTTELIRHGRITTTKARAKAVRAEAERMITLAKDGSLAARRRALGYLYDKQLVHALFAQAPGRYGDRKGGYTRIIRSVRRRGDNAELAVIELV; from the coding sequence ATGCGTCACCAACGTCGGGTTCCCCAACTAGGACTACCAGCGGATCAACGAAAAGCACTGCTGCGGGCATTGACCACTGAGCTGATTCGCCATGGCCGCATTACCACCACCAAAGCGCGGGCGAAGGCTGTCCGCGCAGAGGCCGAGCGGATGATCACCTTGGCAAAGGATGGTTCCTTGGCGGCACGGCGGCGTGCCCTTGGCTATCTCTACGATAAGCAACTGGTACATGCTCTGTTTGCCCAGGCTCCAGGGCGCTATGGCGATCGCAAGGGTGGCTATACCCGTATTATCCGCAGTGTGCGGCGGCGGGGTGATAACGCCGAATTGGCAGTCATTGAGCTGGTGTAG
- the truA gene encoding tRNA pseudouridine(38-40) synthase TruA, which translates to MMTAIAPPQSGQRLALLIQYQGTHFHGWQRQVGQRTVQEVIEQAIASVVNHPVSVVAAGRTDTGVHAAGQVAHVTVNSPIPVHRWPGILNARLPADVVIRAAAAVPPHWHARFSALWRRYRYTLYTDPCPNIFLRPWTWHYYYAPLDVAKMAAVLQPLLGRHHLSAFHRSGSNRAHSWVEVQAVSCQRRGALVEIEVQASGFLYGMMRLLVGLLVQVGQGQRSPASFTEIWQQEQRHLVKYAAPPSGLCLLGVGYPESPFPPALCTEAMPQFQLASVCPELSIA; encoded by the coding sequence ATGATGACAGCGATCGCCCCGCCTCAAAGCGGCCAACGCTTGGCACTGCTCATTCAGTACCAGGGCACCCACTTCCACGGCTGGCAACGCCAAGTGGGCCAGCGCACGGTGCAGGAGGTGATTGAGCAGGCGATCGCCAGTGTTGTCAATCATCCCGTCTCTGTGGTTGCCGCAGGGCGCACGGACACAGGGGTTCATGCAGCGGGTCAAGTGGCCCATGTCACGGTCAACTCGCCTATTCCTGTGCATCGTTGGCCGGGGATTCTCAATGCTCGCCTGCCCGCTGATGTGGTGATTCGGGCGGCGGCGGCTGTGCCTCCTCACTGGCATGCCCGTTTCTCAGCGCTGTGGCGTCGCTATCGCTATACTCTCTATACCGACCCCTGCCCCAATATCTTTCTGCGGCCTTGGACATGGCACTACTACTATGCCCCCTTGGATGTGGCAAAAATGGCAGCAGTGCTTCAGCCATTGTTGGGGCGGCATCACCTAAGTGCATTTCACCGTTCTGGCTCCAATCGTGCCCATTCTTGGGTGGAGGTACAGGCGGTGAGTTGCCAGCGGCGCGGCGCCCTTGTGGAAATTGAGGTACAAGCTTCCGGATTTCTCTACGGCATGATGCGCCTGTTGGTGGGCCTTTTGGTACAGGTGGGACAAGGCCAGCGATCGCCCGCCAGTTTTACGGAAATTTGGCAACAGGAGCAACGCCACCTTGTCAAGTATGCTGCACCCCCCAGCGGCCTTTGTCTATTGGGGGTGGGTTATCCTGAATCACCGTTCCCCCCTGCCCTGTGCACCGAGGCGATGCCCCAGTTCCAGTTAGCCTCTGTTTGCCCTGAATTGTCTATCGCATAG
- the rplM gene encoding 50S ribosomal protein L13, with protein sequence MTSTLKTPLPAVDDLAPQWYVIDATDQRLGRLAAEIARILRGKNKAIYTPHMDTGDFVIVINAEKVTVTGRKRSQKLYRRHSGRPGGMKIETFDQLQARIPERIIEHAVKGMLPKNSLGRKLFTKLKVYAGPEHPHQAQKPQPLTLNTIPGA encoded by the coding sequence ATGACCAGTACCCTAAAGACACCCCTGCCGGCTGTGGATGACCTTGCTCCCCAGTGGTATGTCATTGATGCCACCGATCAACGGTTGGGTCGGCTGGCCGCAGAAATTGCCCGCATTCTCAGGGGCAAAAACAAAGCGATTTACACCCCCCACATGGATACGGGTGACTTTGTGATTGTCATCAATGCCGAAAAGGTCACCGTCACTGGCAGAAAACGCTCCCAAAAACTCTACCGTCGTCACTCCGGACGTCCCGGCGGCATGAAAATTGAAACCTTTGATCAACTGCAAGCCCGTATTCCAGAGCGGATTATTGAGCACGCTGTCAAGGGGATGCTGCCGAAAAATTCCCTTGGCCGCAAACTCTTTACCAAGCTGAAAGTTTATGCTGGGCCAGAGCATCCCCACCAAGCGCAAAAACCCCAGCCTTTGACCCTTAACACGATTCCGGGAGCCTAA
- the rpsI gene encoding 30S ribosomal protein S9, giving the protein MQIADQSKRVVYLGTGRRKSAVARVRLIPGSGQLLINGRNGADYLQNNPIYLNLVKAPLETLGLENSYDIYVNATGGGLTGQADAIRLGIARALCQLDIENRKPLKMEGYLTRDPRAKERRKYGLRKARKAPQYSKR; this is encoded by the coding sequence ATGCAGATTGCTGATCAGTCTAAGCGGGTAGTTTACTTGGGAACAGGTCGCCGTAAGTCGGCCGTAGCACGGGTGCGATTGATTCCTGGTAGCGGTCAGTTATTGATCAATGGCCGCAATGGGGCTGACTACCTGCAAAATAACCCTATCTACCTCAACTTGGTGAAGGCCCCCCTTGAAACCCTTGGACTTGAAAATAGCTATGATATCTATGTCAATGCCACGGGGGGTGGTCTGACAGGGCAAGCGGACGCTATTCGTCTAGGTATTGCCCGTGCCCTGTGCCAACTGGACATCGAAAACCGCAAGCCCTTGAAAATGGAAGGCTATCTCACCCGCGATCCCCGTGCCAAGGAGCGGCGTAAATACGGTCTGCGCAAAGCCCGCAAAGCCCCCCAATACTCAAAACGCTAA
- the rpmE gene encoding 50S ribosomal protein L31: protein MPKPNIHPQWYPEAKVYCDGEVVMTVGSTKPELHVDIWSGNHPFFTGTQKIVDAEGRVERFRRKYSGTKPQQTAKGKKAATKSTPKTNKKG, encoded by the coding sequence ATGCCAAAACCAAACATTCATCCCCAGTGGTATCCCGAAGCCAAAGTCTATTGCGATGGTGAAGTGGTTATGACAGTTGGTTCCACGAAACCAGAACTGCACGTAGACATTTGGTCAGGTAACCACCCCTTCTTCACCGGTACTCAGAAAATTGTTGACGCCGAAGGGCGGGTGGAGCGCTTCCGCCGTAAATACAGCGGTACCAAACCTCAGCAAACAGCTAAAGGGAAAAAAGCCGCCACTAAATCTACACCTAAGACTAACAAAAAGGGCTAA
- a CDS encoding agmatine deiminase family protein, with protein MSLFFQPAEWLPHRACWLAFPSHEDLWGELLPQVRFEFAALCRAIADPDPVTGQCRGEQLKILVLDETGKATAHSYLGDLNPQFYQVPFGDIWLRDTAPIGLINEAGERRLLCLPFNGWGKKYQLADDSDLAIRLARLMGIPYGAVPLFLEGGAIEVDGEGTCLTTRQCLLNPNRNPYLSSEEVEARLKPALGVSKILWIESGLANDHTDGHIDTLVRFVAPARVVCMLPESTEDPNYEVLRAIYEQLQTLTDAKGRSLEVIPVPSPGRVLSRKGEILPASYMNFYIANTTVVVPTYGVAADTKAVEAIAKLFPSRRTIGRPARTILEGGGAFHCITQQEP; from the coding sequence ATGTCCCTCTTTTTTCAGCCCGCCGAGTGGCTGCCCCATCGCGCCTGTTGGTTAGCTTTCCCGAGTCACGAAGATCTTTGGGGAGAGTTATTACCGCAGGTGCGCTTTGAGTTTGCTGCCCTCTGTCGGGCGATCGCTGACCCTGATCCGGTTACGGGTCAATGTCGGGGCGAGCAACTGAAAATTCTGGTGCTGGATGAGACAGGAAAAGCCACTGCCCATTCCTACTTAGGCGATCTCAACCCGCAATTTTATCAAGTGCCCTTTGGCGATATTTGGCTGCGGGATACAGCACCTATCGGGCTCATTAATGAAGCAGGGGAGCGGCGACTTCTCTGTTTACCCTTTAATGGTTGGGGCAAAAAGTATCAACTTGCTGACGATAGCGACTTAGCAATCCGCTTAGCCAGACTGATGGGCATACCCTATGGCGCCGTACCCTTGTTCCTCGAGGGGGGAGCAATCGAAGTAGATGGGGAAGGGACTTGCCTCACCACTCGCCAGTGCCTTCTCAACCCCAACCGCAATCCCTATTTAAGCAGTGAAGAAGTGGAAGCCCGCCTCAAGCCCGCCCTTGGCGTGAGTAAAATTCTCTGGATTGAATCGGGACTTGCCAATGATCACACCGATGGCCACATAGATACGTTGGTGCGTTTTGTGGCTCCCGCAAGGGTGGTGTGCATGTTGCCCGAAAGTACTGAGGATCCCAACTATGAGGTTTTGCGGGCGATCTATGAGCAGTTGCAAACCCTGACGGATGCCAAGGGGCGCTCCTTAGAGGTGATCCCAGTGCCTTCACCGGGGCGGGTGCTCAGCCGCAAGGGGGAAATTTTGCCGGCCAGTTATATGAATTTTTATATTGCCAATACTACTGTTGTTGTCCCCACCTATGGTGTTGCAGCGGATACCAAAGCGGTTGAGGCGATCGCCAAGCTCTTTCCCAGTCGCAGAACCATTGGCCGGCCCGCACGGACCATTTTAGAAGGGGGAGGCGCTTTCCATTGCATTACTCAGCAGGAGCCATGA
- the aguB gene encoding N-carbamoylputrescine amidase has protein sequence MRTITVAAIQAQLTDDVETNILHLSDLVREAHRQGAQVIVLPELFEGHYFCKEEREIHFQRAHPVKNHPTIAHFERLARELEVVIPVSFFEKAGPAYYNSVAMIDAGGVNLGVYRKSHIPDGPGYEEKFYFRPGNTGFRVWRTRYGRIGVGICWDQWFPEAARVMTLMGAEVLVYPTAIGSEPHDPTLDTKDPWQRVMVGHAVANVIPVVAANRVGDEGGQVFYGSSFIANPRGDLVAEADRSQEAVLVHKFDLEEIERLRAAYGFFRDRRPGLYKALLTADGVI, from the coding sequence ATGAGGACAATTACCGTTGCTGCCATTCAAGCACAACTGACCGATGACGTTGAGACCAATATTCTGCACCTCAGTGATTTGGTACGGGAAGCCCATCGGCAAGGGGCACAGGTGATCGTTCTGCCAGAGCTGTTTGAGGGCCACTACTTCTGCAAGGAAGAGCGGGAGATTCACTTTCAGCGGGCACACCCCGTGAAAAACCATCCGACAATCGCCCACTTTGAAAGGTTGGCGCGGGAACTGGAGGTGGTGATTCCGGTCTCGTTTTTTGAAAAAGCTGGCCCCGCTTACTACAACAGTGTGGCCATGATTGATGCGGGGGGCGTCAATCTTGGTGTCTATCGCAAAAGTCATATTCCCGATGGCCCCGGCTATGAGGAAAAGTTCTACTTTCGACCGGGAAATACAGGCTTTCGGGTCTGGCGCACCCGCTACGGCAGAATCGGTGTCGGCATCTGCTGGGATCAGTGGTTCCCCGAGGCAGCACGGGTGATGACCCTCATGGGGGCAGAGGTGCTCGTGTATCCCACCGCCATTGGCAGTGAGCCCCATGATCCCACGCTGGACACCAAAGACCCTTGGCAACGGGTGATGGTTGGCCATGCAGTGGCCAACGTGATTCCAGTGGTAGCAGCGAACCGTGTTGGTGATGAGGGGGGGCAAGTATTTTATGGCAGTTCCTTTATTGCCAATCCAAGGGGAGATCTGGTGGCCGAAGCTGATCGCTCCCAAGAAGCCGTGCTTGTTCATAAATTTGATTTAGAGGAAATTGAGCGCCTACGGGCGGCCTATGGCTTCTTTCGCGATCGCCGGCCCGGACTCTACAAAGCCTTGTTGACTGCCGATGGTGTTATTTGA